One genomic segment of Pseudodesulfovibrio sp. JC047 includes these proteins:
- the dsrJ gene encoding sulfate reduction electron transfer complex DsrMKJOP subunit DsrJ: MKMHYGFPIIAGLLIFIALLCAPFAMGTAVTKEYKQPELKLPAGEKECIESKEFMREKHMQLLNDWRDWALRDGKRTYTNHKGKEFTISLQNTCMKCHTNKAEFCDKCHDDAGVSPYCWDCHIQPEGLK; the protein is encoded by the coding sequence ATGAAGATGCACTACGGATTTCCGATCATCGCTGGTCTGCTCATCTTTATCGCCTTGCTGTGCGCCCCGTTCGCGATGGGCACAGCCGTGACCAAGGAGTATAAACAGCCCGAGCTGAAACTCCCCGCAGGCGAAAAGGAATGCATCGAGTCCAAGGAGTTCATGCGCGAAAAGCACATGCAGCTTCTCAACGACTGGCGTGACTGGGCTTTGCGCGACGGTAAGCGGACCTATACAAACCACAAGGGCAAAGAATTCACCATCTCCTTGCAGAACACGTGTATGAAGTGCCACACCAATAAGGCCGAGTTCTGTGACAAGTGTCATGATGACGCTGGTGTCTCTCCCTACTGCTGGGATTGCCACATTCAGCCGGAGGGTTTGAAATAA
- a CDS encoding RsbRD N-terminal domain-containing protein, which yields MTFESVLAERKAELSKKWAEMVLKTYPLETQKVWTRQRDRFQNPVGAAIIETTGELVEQLIDWQDAGKIAKSLDRLIRIRAVQDLTPSQALSFVFLLKKLLRDEFFKSMEKDGTLNELLRFEAKIDNLAMMSFDIYTKSRDEVFRFRVEEVKRSQSSLLRKAGLVVDVTTEDSVD from the coding sequence ATGACATTTGAATCCGTGCTGGCCGAGCGAAAGGCCGAACTCTCGAAGAAGTGGGCGGAGATGGTCCTCAAGACCTATCCATTGGAAACTCAGAAAGTTTGGACTCGGCAAAGAGACCGATTTCAGAATCCCGTCGGGGCCGCCATCATCGAGACGACAGGGGAGCTGGTCGAGCAACTGATTGATTGGCAGGACGCGGGGAAGATCGCCAAGAGTCTTGATAGACTCATACGTATCCGGGCTGTACAGGATCTGACCCCTTCGCAAGCCCTCAGCTTTGTTTTTCTCTTGAAGAAATTGCTTCGCGACGAGTTCTTCAAGTCCATGGAAAAAGATGGAACCCTCAATGAATTGTTGAGGTTCGAGGCCAAGATAGACAACTTGGCCATGATGTCTTTCGACATCTACACAAAAAGTCGCGATGAGGTTTTCCGGTTTCGCGTTGAAGAGGTTAAACGCTCCCAGAGCAGCTTGCTCAGGAAAGCCGGATTGGTAGTGGACGTTACGACCGAAGATTCGGTCGATTAG
- the dsrM gene encoding sulfate reduction electron transfer complex DsrMKJOP subunit DsrM — protein sequence MNALYSLLFVFLLVLIPLFGVDAAHMRTFFGVCIPATAFIIFIVGFVYKVITWARSAVPFRIPTTGGQFRSFDPKLFPQNKLDCPQTGAQTFFRMVLEVFAFRSLFRNTAVSLHQGKDHPIVAYKSSKWLWLFAIVFHYSFFIIALRHLRLFLEPVPFFVNGLEFVDGLLQIGAPTMYLTDVGLVAGILLLMGRRLINPRINYISYVSDFFPLFLILSIALSGIYMRYYAKVDVIAIKELAMGLVTFNYVVPETIGVSFFIHVFLVSCLMAYFPFSKLMHFPGVFLSPTRNMPNDTRAKHHVNPWNDPNIKAHPYADYEKQFGVPMAEAGLPLDNPENGKAPEEKA from the coding sequence ATGAATGCTCTTTACTCACTTCTGTTCGTCTTTCTCCTGGTGTTGATCCCGTTGTTTGGGGTTGATGCGGCACACATGAGGACTTTCTTCGGTGTCTGCATCCCAGCAACGGCTTTCATCATCTTTATTGTTGGCTTTGTTTATAAAGTCATAACCTGGGCCCGGTCGGCCGTGCCGTTCCGTATTCCCACAACCGGTGGTCAGTTCCGGTCTTTTGACCCCAAGCTGTTCCCACAGAACAAGCTGGACTGTCCCCAAACCGGCGCACAGACATTTTTTCGTATGGTTTTGGAAGTCTTTGCGTTCCGGTCTTTGTTCAGGAACACCGCTGTGTCCCTGCATCAGGGAAAAGATCATCCCATAGTCGCTTACAAATCCAGTAAGTGGTTGTGGCTTTTTGCGATCGTTTTCCACTATTCCTTTTTTATCATTGCCCTGCGGCATCTTCGTCTGTTCCTGGAACCGGTTCCCTTCTTCGTGAATGGTCTCGAGTTCGTGGATGGACTTTTGCAGATCGGCGCGCCGACAATGTACCTGACCGACGTCGGACTTGTTGCCGGTATCCTGCTGCTCATGGGTCGCAGATTGATTAACCCCCGGATCAACTACATTTCCTATGTTTCGGATTTCTTCCCGCTGTTCTTGATCCTGTCCATTGCCCTGTCGGGCATCTACATGCGGTACTATGCCAAGGTAGATGTGATCGCGATCAAGGAATTGGCCATGGGACTGGTGACGTTCAATTATGTCGTCCCTGAAACCATCGGCGTTTCCTTCTTCATTCACGTTTTCCTGGTCAGTTGCCTGATGGCATACTTCCCGTTCAGCAAATTGATGCACTTCCCCGGAGTCTTCCTGTCTCCGACGCGCAACATGCCGAACGATACGCGTGCCAAGCATCACGTGAACCCCTGGAACGATCCCAACATCAAGGCCCACCCATACGCGGACTACGAAAAGCAATTCGGTGTCCCCATGGCTGAGGCCGGTCTGCCGCTTGACAATCCGGAAAACGGCAAGGCCCCAGAGGAAAAGGCTTAG
- the dsrO gene encoding sulfate reduction electron transfer complex DsrMKJOP subunit DsrO — protein MKNDRRTFIKLAGIAAAGIAVAPKAMASSGQSPVKVNANAVHAKHWAMVIDTTKLHTEEKIAKLAEVCHAIHNVPNVEGNKEVKWLWSDAYAHTFPEQENPHLSEEVHQRTFPLLCNHCENPPCVRVCPTKATYQRPDGIVAMDYHRCIGCRYCMAGCPYGSRSFNWGEPRKNLDLEKLNPEFPTRMRGVVEKCNFCVERLAIGKQPACVEASEGAIVFGDLRDPDSEVRQVLRERFTIRRKPTAGTEPSVYYII, from the coding sequence ATGAAGAATGACAGAAGAACCTTCATCAAGCTTGCCGGTATCGCTGCAGCCGGGATCGCCGTGGCTCCCAAGGCCATGGCCTCCAGTGGACAGTCTCCGGTCAAGGTCAATGCCAACGCCGTTCATGCAAAGCATTGGGCCATGGTTATTGATACCACCAAGCTGCATACTGAAGAGAAAATAGCCAAGTTGGCCGAAGTGTGCCACGCCATCCACAATGTCCCGAATGTCGAAGGCAACAAGGAAGTGAAGTGGCTCTGGTCGGACGCTTATGCCCATACGTTCCCCGAACAGGAGAACCCGCATCTGTCCGAAGAAGTGCATCAGCGCACCTTCCCGTTGCTGTGCAACCATTGTGAGAATCCGCCCTGTGTTCGTGTTTGCCCGACGAAGGCAACATATCAGCGTCCCGACGGTATCGTGGCCATGGATTATCATCGCTGCATCGGTTGTCGGTACTGCATGGCCGGTTGTCCTTACGGTTCACGGTCATTCAACTGGGGCGAGCCTCGGAAGAATCTGGACCTTGAGAAATTGAACCCTGAATTCCCCACCCGTATGCGTGGTGTCGTCGAGAAGTGCAACTTCTGTGTCGAACGCCTTGCCATCGGCAAGCAGCCTGCGTGTGTGGAAGCCTCGGAAGGCGCCATCGTGTTCGGTGATTTGAGAGATCCCGATTCCGAAGTCCGTCAGGTCCTCCGCGAACGGTTCACTATTCGTCGTAAACCAACTGCTGGCACTGAGCCCAGTGTTTACTACATCATTTAG
- the dsrK gene encoding sulfate reduction electron transfer complex DsrMKJOP subunit DsrK, which translates to MSDIPKADELFKSIDYNPPATGWMDTPVDFSPGHWCYPAKPEKMEYMESKLPGLWGPARQWNPGEADWKLPPNWKEIVVKGFRERLKKFRTLQVFMDICVRCGACADKCHFFIGSGDPKNMPVLRAELMRSVYRGEFTVAGKILGKLTGSRVMEEDVLKEWFIYFYQCTQCRRCSLYCPYGIDTAEMTMMARELMHLVGLNINWIMEPVANCNVTGNHLGIQPHAFKDIVDFMVDDIEEVTGKRVKAPLNEKGHEILFITPSGDVFADPGIYTFMGYLMLFDEIGLDYTMSTYASEGGNFGSFTNNEVMKKLNAKMYAEAERLGCKWILGGECGHMWRVVHQYMDTMTGDTQHAGMTTPRSPITGTVFETSAATKMLHITEFTADLMKHNKLKLDPSRNDHLRVTFHDSCNPARGMGLLEEPRYVIKHVCNNYFEMPDGTTREQTFCCAGGSGLNTDEIMEIRLRGGLPRGNALRYVQEKHGVNTMACICAIDRATLIPLADYWAPGVTIAGVHELVANALVMEGESERKMNLRQEYLPGYEDEEDDWTPPNMEDA; encoded by the coding sequence ATGTCCGACATCCCAAAAGCAGATGAGCTCTTCAAGAGCATAGATTACAATCCGCCGGCCACAGGCTGGATGGATACCCCGGTGGATTTTTCGCCGGGTCACTGGTGTTACCCCGCCAAGCCCGAGAAGATGGAATATATGGAATCCAAGCTTCCCGGTCTGTGGGGTCCGGCCCGTCAGTGGAATCCGGGTGAAGCCGATTGGAAGCTGCCTCCCAACTGGAAGGAAATCGTGGTCAAGGGCTTCCGCGAAAGACTGAAGAAATTCCGTACCCTTCAGGTGTTCATGGACATCTGTGTGCGGTGTGGAGCCTGTGCCGATAAGTGCCACTTCTTCATCGGTTCCGGCGATCCCAAGAACATGCCCGTATTGCGCGCCGAGCTGATGCGCTCCGTGTACCGTGGTGAATTCACCGTGGCAGGCAAGATCCTGGGCAAGCTGACCGGCTCTCGTGTCATGGAAGAGGATGTCCTGAAAGAATGGTTCATCTATTTCTACCAGTGCACTCAGTGCCGCCGTTGTTCCCTGTATTGCCCATATGGTATTGATACAGCGGAAATGACCATGATGGCCCGCGAACTCATGCACCTGGTTGGTTTGAACATCAACTGGATCATGGAACCGGTCGCCAACTGTAACGTCACCGGAAACCACCTCGGAATTCAGCCCCACGCCTTCAAGGATATCGTGGATTTCATGGTTGATGATATCGAGGAAGTGACTGGCAAGCGCGTCAAGGCTCCCTTGAATGAAAAGGGCCACGAGATTCTGTTCATCACCCCGTCCGGCGATGTGTTCGCCGACCCGGGCATCTATACCTTCATGGGGTATCTGATGCTGTTTGATGAAATTGGTCTTGATTACACCATGTCCACCTACGCATCTGAAGGCGGTAACTTCGGCTCGTTTACCAATAACGAAGTCATGAAGAAGCTGAACGCCAAGATGTACGCCGAAGCGGAACGCCTTGGTTGTAAGTGGATTCTTGGTGGTGAGTGTGGCCATATGTGGCGTGTTGTGCATCAGTACATGGATACCATGACAGGTGACACCCAGCACGCAGGCATGACGACTCCTCGGTCCCCGATTACCGGAACCGTGTTCGAGACATCTGCCGCAACCAAGATGTTGCACATTACCGAATTCACGGCTGACTTGATGAAGCACAACAAGCTGAAACTCGATCCCAGCCGCAATGACCATTTGCGTGTCACCTTCCACGATTCCTGCAACCCCGCACGGGGCATGGGACTGCTGGAAGAGCCGCGTTATGTCATTAAGCATGTTTGTAACAACTACTTTGAAATGCCCGATGGCACCACTCGCGAGCAGACTTTCTGTTGCGCAGGTGGTTCCGGTTTGAATACTGACGAGATTATGGAAATTCGTCTTCGTGGCGGTCTGCCTCGCGGTAACGCGCTTCGGTATGTGCAGGAAAAACATGGTGTCAACACCATGGCCTGTATCTGCGCCATTGACCGTGCGACCCTGATCCCGCTGGCCGATTACTGGGCACCTGGTGTGACCATTGCCGGCGTCCATGAACTGGTTGCCAACGCACTGGTCATGGAAGGTGAATCCGAGCGCAAGATGAATCTGCGTCAGGAATACCTGCCTGGATATGAGGATGAGGAAGACGATTGGACTCCCCCGAACATGGAGGATGCATAA